The Chrysiogenia bacterium genome includes a window with the following:
- a CDS encoding aminotransferase class IV family protein has protein sequence MTEEYVLLDDETLPARAARVSALDRGFLYGEAVFTTLRAYAGALPFLAEHEARLRTHARAIGAAFPWSAHKLRQRISKLLDANDLLDAQASVRVQLSSGVGENTGLFECARGEPTVLALAAPVPGRILARRSEGVAIATIDGLHTGDTGSFKLSGYTRNRLCTTQAHQRGADEGVFLSAAGEVLEAATANLFFVRGGALHTPAPGTGILCGVTRGQVIALARRRGIAVHEGHYRTTDLLSADEAFLSSSVSEIVPVRSVNGAPVSGFEARPLTRALQDLYDALVATRSA, from the coding sequence ATGACTGAGGAATACGTCCTGCTCGATGACGAGACCCTGCCCGCGCGCGCCGCGCGGGTGAGCGCGCTCGATCGCGGATTTCTCTACGGCGAGGCCGTGTTCACCACCCTGCGCGCCTACGCAGGCGCCCTGCCCTTTCTTGCCGAACACGAGGCGCGTCTTCGCACCCACGCCCGCGCCATCGGAGCGGCCTTTCCCTGGAGCGCCCACAAACTCCGGCAGCGCATCTCCAAGCTGCTCGACGCCAACGATCTGCTCGATGCGCAGGCCAGCGTGCGCGTGCAGCTCTCGAGCGGCGTGGGCGAGAACACCGGACTCTTCGAGTGCGCCCGCGGCGAACCCACCGTCCTGGCGCTGGCCGCGCCCGTGCCCGGGCGCATTCTTGCCCGTCGCAGCGAAGGCGTGGCCATCGCGACAATCGATGGGCTCCACACCGGCGATACCGGAAGCTTCAAACTCAGCGGCTATACCCGCAACCGGCTCTGCACCACCCAGGCCCACCAGAGGGGCGCCGACGAGGGGGTATTCCTGAGCGCTGCCGGCGAGGTGCTAGAGGCTGCCACGGCCAATCTTTTTTTCGTGCGCGGCGGCGCGCTCCATACCCCGGCGCCGGGCACGGGGATTCTCTGCGGCGTCACCCGCGGACAGGTCATCGCCCTGGCCCGCCGGCGCGGCATCGCCGTCCATGAAGGGCACTACCGCACCACCGACCTGCTGAGCGCCGATGAGGCCTTTCTGAGCTCCAGCGTCTCGGAAATCGTCCCCGTGCGCTCGGTCAACGGCGCCCCGGTAAGCGGCTTCGAGGCGCGCCCACTGACCCGTGCCCTGCAGGACCTCTACGACGCCTTGGTCGCCACGCGGAGCGCCTGA
- a CDS encoding DNA-directed RNA polymerase subunit omega — protein sequence MARVTIEDCIEKVDNRFELVHVGVRRAKQLFKGAPSLVDSDNKAPIQALREIAEGRVIAIHDSLSEEEESNML from the coding sequence ATGGCCCGCGTAACCATCGAAGATTGCATTGAAAAGGTCGACAACCGCTTTGAGCTCGTGCACGTCGGTGTGCGCCGTGCCAAGCAGCTCTTCAAGGGCGCGCCCTCGCTCGTGGATTCCGACAACAAGGCCCCGATTCAGGCCCTTCGCGAGATCGCCGAAGGCCGTGTGATCGCCATCCACGACAGCCTCAGCGAAGAGGAAGAGAGCAACATGCTCTAG